The proteins below are encoded in one region of Brachyspira intermedia PWS/A:
- a CDS encoding PhoH family protein yields the protein MSVCGVEDKHLEILENKFNVSIYPKGNELTIKGDLVRIEDTIKVLYTLKDLYNSSAEITEQKVINIADNIYNDKENKFISMKIKLPYLGRNIEMKTVSQGEYLYKMQKSDIIFSTGAAGTGKTFLSVAYAINLLSEGKIERIIITRPVVEAGESLGYLPGDFKEKISPYMRPVYDALYSIISADMISRFTEEGKIEVAPLAYMRGRTLSRSFIILDEAQNTTISQMKMFLSRIGEKSKVVVTGDISQSDLPKNAQSGLEHALRILSNINGISFHHFEKKDVIRHHLVSKILEAYDNADY from the coding sequence ATGTCTGTATGCGGAGTAGAAGATAAACATCTTGAAATATTAGAAAATAAATTTAATGTTTCCATATATCCGAAAGGAAATGAATTAACTATAAAAGGTGATTTAGTAAGAATAGAAGACACCATAAAAGTTCTATATACTTTAAAAGATTTATACAATTCATCTGCGGAAATAACCGAACAAAAAGTAATTAATATAGCTGACAACATCTATAATGATAAAGAAAATAAATTCATATCTATGAAAATAAAATTGCCTTATTTGGGCAGAAATATAGAAATGAAAACTGTATCTCAGGGAGAATATTTATATAAGATGCAAAAAAGCGATATAATATTTTCTACAGGTGCTGCCGGTACAGGTAAGACTTTTCTTTCTGTAGCTTATGCCATCAATTTGCTTTCTGAAGGAAAAATAGAGCGTATAATTATAACAAGACCAGTTGTAGAGGCTGGTGAGAGTTTAGGTTATTTGCCTGGGGATTTTAAAGAAAAAATATCTCCTTATATGCGTCCTGTTTATGATGCTTTATACAGCATTATATCTGCTGATATGATATCAAGATTCACAGAAGAAGGTAAAATAGAAGTAGCTCCTCTTGCCTATATGCGCGGAAGAACTTTAAGCAGGTCTTTTATAATACTTGATGAGGCACAGAATACAACAATATCTCAGATGAAAATGTTTTTAAGCAGAATAGGAGAGAAATCTAAAGTAGTTGTTACAGGAGATATTTCTCAAAGCGATTTACCTAAAAATGCTCAGTCAGGACTAGAACATGCTTTGAGAATATTAAGCAATATAAATGGTATTAGTTTTCATCATTTTGAAAAGAAAGATGTTATAAGGCATCATTTAGTTTCTAAAATATTAGAGGCTTATGATAATGCTGATTATTAA
- a CDS encoding peptide ABC transporter substrate-binding protein: MFRKILLISITFIMIFAISCSSSKNRNPKELFINAGEEPKTIDPTLSGNDFVYPRHVFETLITKDKEGNLQAGACESWNISDDGLVYTFNLRTNAKWSDGKNVVANDFVYALQRAANPLSGAEYTSFVEYIKNAVKILSSELPVEQLGVKAIDDYTLEITLEAPTGYFLDILTYPIFAPVRKDIIEQYGDQWSLSPESYIGNGAFVMTERNPDEKIVVVKNTNYWNKDNIVPEKITFVMMKDATLALAGIKDGSLDFSVYIIEQDLEKLKSEGIVNIAPYFSTVAFGINATNEVLKDTRIRKALSLAIDRNYIVENVVPTSKSPTSAWVPVGAYDVKGDFRENGGEYIDLSKEAYSNNVEMAKQLMAEAGYTNGDGFPVLEYKTTADLVYIQVAEAIQQMWKENLGVDLQISSMEWAAYQQMRSEKNYQLIRTLWIGDYSDPMTFLENYLSYRSQNTAGYSNKQFDNYIEAARNTANQEIRMKAMHEAEKILIAEDNLLIPIYNPSNPTLVSKRLKDYVLTPLQEYQFHYAYLE, encoded by the coding sequence ATGTTTAGAAAAATACTACTTATCTCAATAACGTTTATTATGATATTTGCAATATCATGCTCATCATCTAAAAACAGAAACCCTAAAGAATTATTCATTAATGCAGGAGAAGAACCAAAAACAATAGACCCTACTCTATCTGGAAATGACTTCGTATATCCAAGACATGTATTTGAAACTTTAATAACAAAAGATAAAGAAGGTAATTTACAGGCTGGGGCTTGTGAAAGCTGGAATATTTCTGATGATGGGCTTGTATATACTTTTAATTTAAGAACAAATGCAAAATGGTCAGATGGTAAAAATGTAGTTGCTAATGATTTTGTATATGCTTTACAAAGAGCAGCAAATCCTTTAAGCGGTGCTGAATATACTTCTTTTGTAGAATATATTAAAAATGCAGTTAAAATACTATCAAGCGAACTTCCAGTGGAACAGCTCGGAGTAAAAGCTATAGATGATTATACTTTAGAAATAACTTTAGAAGCTCCTACAGGTTATTTTTTGGATATATTAACTTATCCTATATTTGCCCCTGTGAGAAAAGATATAATAGAACAGTACGGCGATCAATGGTCATTAAGTCCTGAAAGCTATATAGGTAATGGGGCATTTGTTATGACTGAAAGAAACCCTGATGAAAAAATAGTTGTTGTAAAAAATACTAACTATTGGAATAAAGATAATATAGTACCTGAAAAAATCACTTTCGTTATGATGAAAGATGCTACTTTAGCATTGGCAGGAATCAAAGACGGTTCATTAGACTTTTCTGTTTATATTATAGAACAGGATTTAGAAAAATTAAAATCTGAAGGCATAGTTAATATTGCTCCGTATTTTTCTACTGTAGCATTTGGTATTAATGCCACTAATGAAGTATTAAAAGATACAAGAATAAGAAAGGCTTTATCTTTAGCTATAGACAGAAATTATATAGTAGAAAATGTTGTTCCTACATCTAAATCTCCTACAAGTGCTTGGGTGCCTGTAGGTGCTTATGATGTAAAAGGAGATTTCAGAGAAAATGGCGGAGAATATATAGACTTATCAAAAGAGGCTTATTCTAATAATGTTGAAATGGCTAAACAATTAATGGCTGAAGCTGGATATACTAATGGCGATGGCTTCCCTGTACTTGAGTATAAAACTACTGCAGATTTAGTATATATACAAGTAGCAGAGGCAATTCAGCAGATGTGGAAAGAAAACTTAGGAGTTGATTTACAGATATCTTCTATGGAATGGGCAGCTTATCAGCAAATGAGAAGCGAAAAAAATTATCAGCTTATAAGAACCTTATGGATTGGTGATTACAGTGATCCTATGACTTTCTTAGAAAATTATTTAAGCTACAGAAGTCAAAATACTGCAGGATATAGCAATAAACAATTTGATAATTATATAGAAGCTGCAAGAAATACTGCTAATCAAGAAATAAGAATGAAAGCTATGCATGAAGCTGAAAAAATATTGATAGCAGAAGATAATTTGTTAATACCTATATACAACCCTTCAAATCCTACTTTAGTAAGTAAAAGATTAAAAGATTATGTATTAACACCATTGCAAGAATATCAGTTCCATTATGCTTATTTAGAATAA
- a CDS encoding ABC transporter ATP-binding protein, whose translation MSYLYEIKEISKIYGHGGGATQALKSVNLTIEEGKLTAILGPSGSGKSTLLNILGALDKPTSGQVLFLGEDISHYSNKRLAKFRRENIGFVFQSYNLLPNLTAIENVEFSTEITGLSRSNAEEALKLLGLENRVKHYPTELSGGEQQRVSIARAIAKKPKVVLCDEPTGALDNKTGVMALKILRDLNRNLGTSIILITHSKEIAKMADTVVKILSGEVLDKYDVANPLNPEDIEW comes from the coding sequence ATGAGCTACCTTTATGAAATAAAAGAAATTAGTAAGATATATGGTCATGGCGGAGGTGCTACACAGGCATTAAAATCGGTTAACCTTACAATAGAAGAAGGAAAACTTACTGCCATATTAGGACCTAGTGGTTCAGGAAAAAGTACTTTACTTAATATATTAGGTGCTTTGGATAAACCTACAAGCGGACAGGTATTATTTTTGGGTGAGGATATTTCTCATTATAGTAATAAAAGATTAGCTAAATTTAGAAGAGAAAATATAGGATTCGTGTTTCAAAGCTATAACTTACTACCTAACCTAACAGCTATAGAAAATGTTGAATTTTCTACTGAAATAACAGGACTTTCAAGAAGTAATGCAGAAGAAGCTTTAAAATTATTAGGTCTTGAAAACAGAGTGAAACATTATCCTACAGAATTATCCGGAGGAGAACAGCAAAGAGTAAGTATAGCACGTGCTATAGCTAAAAAGCCTAAAGTGGTATTATGCGATGAACCTACTGGAGCATTAGATAATAAAACAGGTGTTATGGCTCTAAAAATACTTAGAGATCTAAACAGAAATTTAGGAACAAGCATCATACTTATTACTCATAGTAAAGAAATAGCTAAAATGGCTGATACTGTTGTAAAAATTTTAAGCGGTGAAGTATTAGATAAATATGATGTGGCAAATCCTTTAAATCCTGAAGATATAGAGTGGTAA
- the ybeY gene encoding rRNA maturation RNase YbeY, producing the protein MKVNVFNETNYDINIKYYKYFLYYSAKTADIDGEVNLLFCDDEYIKNLNKEFRNKDKATDVLTFPMGDINEGGDIVISYEWVVTRYSEEKIRKTILKLIIHSILHLKGIHHNYTRKSLMENHNKMRELYKKVIKTIKENKS; encoded by the coding sequence ATGAAAGTAAATGTTTTTAATGAAACTAATTATGATATAAATATAAAGTATTATAAATATTTTTTATATTACTCTGCAAAAACTGCTGATATTGACGGAGAGGTTAATTTACTTTTTTGTGATGATGAATATATAAAAAATCTTAATAAAGAGTTTAGAAACAAAGATAAAGCCACCGATGTGCTTACATTTCCTATGGGCGATATTAATGAAGGCGGGGATATAGTTATTTCTTATGAATGGGTAGTAACTAGATATAGTGAAGAAAAGATAAGAAAGACTATATTAAAATTGATTATTCATTCAATACTTCATTTAAAAGGAATACATCATAATTATACTAGAAAGTCATTAATGGAAAATCATAATAAAATGAGAGAATTATATAAAAAAGTAATAAAAACTATAAAAGAAAATAAATCATAA
- a CDS encoding ankyrin repeat domain-containing protein, with protein sequence MKKLISILFILILSIPLYSQTSRFKRLTPEQLTNLANPRRLSHRIFYTRASQGPNAKWFDAVKEGNLDEIKKMVEAGQDIEVQDTYSLKQTALGWAAFIGYLDVVQYLVSKGANLYAGDTADVTSAFKSAILGGNIDVIEYLYPLYNGKLDLNEQDKRDGETMLMVAAGNGREEAVKFLLDKKVDVNIVSKQLNKSAYTYACESRNQNIIKMISDAGGINVRTGKASCQ encoded by the coding sequence ATGAAAAAGTTAATTAGTATTTTATTTATTTTAATTTTATCTATTCCTCTTTATTCTCAAACTTCAAGATTTAAAAGACTCACTCCAGAGCAATTAACAAATCTTGCAAATCCTAGAAGACTTTCTCACAGAATATTCTATACTAGAGCTTCTCAAGGTCCAAATGCCAAATGGTTTGATGCTGTTAAAGAAGGAAATCTTGATGAAATAAAGAAAATGGTAGAAGCAGGACAAGACATAGAAGTTCAGGATACATATAGTTTAAAACAAACTGCTTTAGGCTGGGCTGCTTTTATAGGATATTTGGATGTTGTTCAGTATTTAGTATCTAAAGGTGCTAATCTTTATGCAGGAGATACCGCTGACGTTACAAGTGCTTTTAAGTCTGCCATACTTGGAGGCAATATAGATGTTATAGAGTATTTATATCCTTTATACAATGGCAAATTAGATCTTAATGAGCAGGATAAAAGAGATGGAGAAACTATGCTTATGGTTGCTGCTGGAAACGGAAGGGAAGAGGCTGTAAAATTCTTATTAGATAAAAAAGTTGATGTAAATATAGTAAGCAAACAATTAAACAAATCTGCTTATACTTATGCATGTGAATCAAGAAATCAAAATATTATCAAGATGATATCCGATGCAGGCGGAATTAACGTACGTACTGGAAAGGCTTCTTGTCAATAA
- a CDS encoding ABC transporter permease, translated as MINIKTKLLFRKINKQLAIFMSAVFIVTLAVLFFVAVKTVYRDFKLSAENYFEENTLDDLVLFGMFDTNDIETLEEMKGIDKVVAKHRFQGKIDNIDAIIYGTDNSEDRINKPYVYEGKSELKTNEIAINKNFAEANSLKLGDTVELVFNEKTNSFVIAALVSYPNYVFLFKDGASTASEAKDFAVIEVHEDHFNYIPYNSIYIKYTEDANKQNVENLIRIKLKQKIFLFTDREQSVNYVNYEQTLLQIDSFSYICPSILLLMAILLLYIIQRRNVAVERKQIGIMKAIGLTDFSIMFMYIKYSFLVSFFGILLAFIASNFLLPPIFNALGNIFDMPNFNHNTYIDLWIISAVIILFVCIFSNLLAAISILKLNPAQSMRGEPPKGSGKSLVEKLPIWNKFSFNTRYAIKNASRSKTRYLASLWGMFAAISMTIFAQGFNNSFDYFLYNLYEKFALYDVVANINPTKWEDNSDILTNDGIKYYDKAAIYQARLYPAFDDNAESLYIPALIYKDSFSSMDIPNNNDKEDSVMIPKYLAEKLNIKENDYIGIELYTLGNSISRRVKVSTFVDQQGMFYVYIDKKFAEETFEIKDLYNSIFITTKDDFTKENMKDILDKTKEVSYYSFRNDEYEAYKNQIATIYLLVQILIFIAFLLGATSLYGVGVITLATRRYEFTLLKVMGYTTKEIMIASLKETITQIIVAIPLGIAAGYGILYLVKKPFSSKLFSFVPHVYQSSYILAIALLITVILLVSIMSAYYINRLDMVEGLKDREE; from the coding sequence ATGATAAATATAAAAACTAAACTATTATTTAGAAAAATAAATAAGCAGCTTGCTATATTTATGTCTGCTGTATTCATAGTAACATTGGCTGTACTTTTCTTTGTTGCTGTAAAAACAGTATATAGAGATTTTAAACTATCTGCAGAAAATTATTTTGAAGAAAATACATTAGATGATTTAGTATTATTCGGTATGTTTGATACTAATGATATAGAAACTCTTGAAGAAATGAAAGGCATTGATAAAGTTGTTGCCAAGCATAGATTTCAAGGAAAAATAGACAATATTGATGCTATAATTTACGGTACTGATAATTCTGAAGATAGAATAAATAAGCCTTATGTATATGAAGGAAAATCTGAATTAAAAACTAATGAAATAGCAATCAATAAAAATTTTGCAGAGGCTAACTCTTTAAAATTAGGAGATACTGTAGAATTAGTATTTAATGAAAAAACTAATTCATTTGTTATAGCTGCTTTAGTATCTTATCCTAATTATGTATTTTTATTTAAAGATGGGGCAAGTACTGCCTCAGAAGCTAAAGATTTTGCGGTTATAGAAGTTCATGAGGATCATTTTAATTATATACCTTATAATTCAATATATATAAAATATACTGAAGATGCTAATAAACAAAATGTTGAAAATCTAATAAGAATAAAATTAAAACAAAAAATATTCTTATTCACAGACAGAGAACAATCTGTTAATTATGTTAACTATGAGCAAACATTACTTCAAATAGACTCTTTTTCATATATATGTCCTTCTATACTTCTTCTTATGGCAATACTTTTACTCTATATTATACAAAGAAGAAATGTTGCTGTAGAAAGAAAACAAATAGGTATAATGAAAGCTATTGGACTTACAGATTTTTCTATAATGTTTATGTATATAAAATATTCGTTCTTAGTATCATTTTTCGGTATACTTTTAGCTTTTATTGCAAGCAATTTCCTTTTGCCTCCTATATTCAATGCATTAGGAAATATATTTGATATGCCTAATTTTAATCATAATACTTATATAGATTTATGGATAATATCAGCAGTAATTATATTATTCGTATGTATATTCTCTAATCTTTTGGCCGCTATATCAATATTGAAATTAAATCCTGCTCAGTCTATGAGAGGAGAGCCTCCTAAAGGATCAGGTAAAAGTCTTGTAGAGAAATTACCGATTTGGAATAAATTTTCTTTCAATACAAGATATGCTATAAAAAATGCCTCAAGAAGCAAAACAAGATATTTAGCTTCTCTTTGGGGAATGTTCGCTGCTATAAGTATGACTATATTTGCTCAAGGGTTTAATAATTCTTTTGATTATTTCTTATACAACTTATATGAAAAATTTGCTTTATACGATGTTGTGGCAAATATAAATCCTACAAAATGGGAGGATAATTCTGATATATTAACTAATGACGGAATTAAATATTATGATAAAGCAGCTATTTATCAAGCAAGATTATATCCTGCATTTGATGATAATGCCGAAAGTTTATATATACCTGCTTTGATATATAAAGACAGTTTTTCTTCTATGGATATACCTAATAATAATGATAAAGAAGATTCTGTTATGATTCCTAAATATTTAGCTGAAAAATTAAATATTAAAGAAAATGATTATATAGGAATAGAGTTATATACTTTAGGAAACAGTATTTCAAGAAGAGTTAAAGTAAGTACATTTGTTGATCAGCAAGGTATGTTCTATGTTTATATAGATAAAAAATTTGCTGAAGAAACATTTGAGATAAAAGATCTTTATAACAGCATATTTATAACAACTAAAGATGATTTCACTAAAGAGAATATGAAAGATATATTAGATAAAACCAAAGAGGTTTCATATTACAGCTTTAGAAATGATGAGTATGAGGCTTATAAAAATCAGATAGCTACTATATATCTTTTGGTGCAAATACTTATATTCATAGCATTCTTACTAGGAGCTACTTCTCTTTATGGTGTAGGAGTTATAACGCTTGCAACTAGAAGATATGAATTCACGCTTCTAAAAGTTATGGGATATACTACAAAAGAAATTATGATAGCATCATTAAAAGAAACTATTACACAAATAATAGTTGCCATACCATTAGGAATAGCAGCAGGATACGGAATATTATATTTGGTAAAAAAACCTTTCTCAAGCAAATTATTTTCATTTGTTCCGCATGTATATCAGTCAAGCTATATACTTGCTATAGCATTGCTTATAACTGTAATATTACTTGTATCTATAATGAGTGCTTATTATATAAATAGATTGGATATGGTAGAAGGATTAAAAGACAGAGAAGAATAA
- the coaBC gene encoding bifunctional phosphopantothenoylcysteine decarboxylase/phosphopantothenate--cysteine ligase CoaBC, which produces MRILLAITSSISAYKTPFLVSHLKKQGHNVICAVTKNAQNMVGVKALETMSGNKVITDLWQEDDILRHIHINEETDILLIAPADVNIIGKIANGICDDAISTIACAYTKKKYFAPAMNPHMWANKANQKNVKYLIEELNYELIPPESGNMACNDEGVGRLADLDTIIKIVTSNNESLKYNNIRFTITSGATIEWIDPIRYITNNSSGKMGASIYEEISSNGGISTYIEGKVNDSLSVKNNDKKIKINTTKELQDNVLNELDNTDILLMAAAPLDFRPAQVFDKKVKKHNINTIELIENDDILASSKNKKKNGTLIVSFAAETAENDEELKNYAVDKMKRKDADMIVANKIQDAIGKDTNKITIFFKDGRFKTFPLLSKKECAKEIVSEAVSEWKKKNNITGF; this is translated from the coding sequence ATGAGAATTTTACTTGCAATAACAAGCTCAATATCTGCATACAAAACACCATTCCTTGTTAGCCATTTAAAAAAACAAGGACATAATGTTATTTGTGCAGTTACAAAAAATGCACAAAACATGGTGGGTGTTAAAGCATTAGAAACTATGAGCGGAAATAAAGTGATAACAGATTTATGGCAGGAAGATGATATCCTTAGACATATTCATATTAATGAAGAAACAGATATACTACTAATCGCACCTGCTGATGTTAATATTATAGGAAAAATAGCAAATGGTATATGTGATGATGCTATAAGTACAATAGCATGTGCATATACAAAAAAGAAATATTTTGCCCCTGCTATGAATCCTCATATGTGGGCTAATAAAGCAAATCAAAAAAATGTTAAATATTTAATAGAAGAATTAAATTATGAACTAATACCGCCTGAAAGTGGAAACATGGCATGCAATGATGAAGGTGTTGGAAGGCTTGCTGATCTTGATACTATAATAAAAATAGTAACTTCAAATAATGAATCATTGAAATATAATAACATCAGATTCACTATTACATCAGGAGCTACAATAGAATGGATAGACCCTATAAGATATATCACTAATAATTCAAGTGGAAAGATGGGAGCTTCTATATATGAAGAAATATCTTCAAATGGCGGAATATCTACATATATAGAGGGTAAAGTTAATGATTCTTTATCTGTAAAAAATAATGATAAAAAAATAAAAATAAATACCACTAAAGAATTGCAGGATAATGTATTAAATGAACTTGATAATACAGATATACTTCTTATGGCGGCTGCCCCTTTAGATTTCAGACCTGCACAAGTTTTTGATAAAAAGGTAAAAAAACATAATATAAATACTATAGAATTAATTGAAAATGATGATATACTTGCATCTTCAAAAAATAAAAAGAAAAATGGAACATTAATAGTATCTTTTGCTGCGGAAACTGCTGAAAATGATGAGGAACTAAAAAATTATGCTGTAGATAAGATGAAAAGAAAAGACGCTGATATGATAGTTGCAAACAAAATACAAGATGCTATAGGAAAAGATACTAATAAAATTACAATATTTTTTAAAGACGGAAGATTTAAAACTTTTCCTCTTTTAAGTAAAAAAGAATGTGCTAAAGAAATAGTTTCTGAAGCTGTTTCAGAATGGAAGAAAAAAAATAATATTACGGGATTTTAA
- a CDS encoding HD family phosphohydrolase — protein sequence MNTNKKIVKSVLNKTPNIERFFQLSIAILLYFFTLFLVFPTYMQKVNIPNIGDIVTEPFIVKQNVKYENKEETEKVIYYTEAATSPVFDMPKNIEYEALSKISNMFSFMRISHDNNISIDDMYNQFLLTYDEPINKSVFSNAVVNDLNIGYEAKVIETVKELLGVGIISRGNLSSDTLSLILDNGIFVYSYDNYIVEEKLLPKNRVFFLEDLRAELPSMIGTKYRNLNINHINSISSIANAFLRDNLIYNSSRTKDKINALRHNVDPVYNVIKKGFPILSVGERVTEEKAELIRNLFGNNFGGYNVSIFIGQALFILLLFSFIGFIILRYKIPFYITFKNFLLFAIEYAVIIGITYIFYNHISYSLLDINIPFYVYTFIPMFSIINSLLGAKRGISSMITLCITLLAANVAQAGIFEISALFVISVLASILSKRIHNRYSIIFIGLFIGAYLSLMCLVSILLNDNIKINYLTFIFAFVSGFTQSILVMIFLPVIEYVLETATIFRLQELSDLNNPLLRKLQMNAPGTYHHSISMANLVETIAEEIGEDARLACVSAYYHDIGKMENPLYYIENTNKTENRHNKLKPTLSASIVKAHVRLGVEIAKKYRLPKEVIAAIKEHHGTSLIKYFYVEALKENPDVDINLFTYPGPRPQSKITAILMILDSIEAASRSLDSPRREDLEMLIEHIVDDKMSNGELNDSGLTLKDIEIIKKLSFQQIIASLHERIKYPELNNDNNNEEETNKKEEKKEDSKDKKEEKDSKKQIAKDVKDIKEEKKSKKVEKIKENIKEKIAKKIPLKHKGEKDAKELKYSKDTKENKEVKEKKRVKNL from the coding sequence ATGAATACAAATAAAAAAATAGTAAAATCTGTTTTGAATAAAACTCCAAATATAGAAAGATTTTTCCAATTAAGTATAGCTATATTATTATACTTTTTTACTCTATTTTTGGTTTTTCCAACTTATATGCAAAAAGTTAATATCCCTAATATAGGTGATATAGTTACAGAGCCTTTCATAGTAAAGCAGAATGTAAAATATGAAAATAAAGAAGAAACTGAAAAAGTTATATATTATACAGAAGCAGCTACATCTCCTGTATTTGATATGCCCAAAAATATAGAGTATGAAGCTTTATCGAAAATAAGCAATATGTTTTCTTTTATGAGAATATCTCATGATAATAATATTTCTATTGATGATATGTATAATCAATTTTTACTTACCTATGATGAGCCTATAAATAAATCTGTATTTTCAAATGCTGTAGTTAATGATCTTAATATAGGTTATGAAGCTAAAGTAATAGAAACAGTTAAAGAATTATTAGGTGTAGGCATCATATCAAGAGGAAATTTAAGTTCTGATACATTAAGTTTAATATTGGATAATGGTATATTCGTATATAGCTATGATAATTATATAGTTGAAGAAAAATTACTTCCTAAAAACAGAGTTTTCTTTTTGGAAGATTTAAGAGCGGAACTTCCTTCAATGATAGGTACTAAATATAGAAATCTCAATATCAATCATATAAATTCAATATCATCCATTGCCAATGCATTTTTAAGGGATAATTTAATATATAATTCTTCAAGAACTAAAGATAAAATAAATGCTCTAAGACATAATGTAGATCCTGTTTATAATGTAATAAAAAAAGGCTTTCCTATTTTAAGTGTAGGTGAAAGAGTAACTGAGGAAAAAGCTGAATTAATTAGAAATTTATTCGGAAATAATTTTGGAGGATATAATGTATCTATATTCATAGGTCAGGCTTTATTTATTCTGCTTCTTTTTTCATTTATTGGATTTATTATATTAAGATATAAGATACCTTTTTATATAACTTTCAAAAATTTCTTATTGTTTGCTATAGAGTATGCTGTAATAATTGGAATCACTTATATTTTTTATAATCATATTTCTTATAGTTTATTAGATATTAATATTCCTTTTTATGTATATACATTCATTCCTATGTTTAGTATAATAAACTCTTTGCTTGGAGCTAAAAGAGGAATATCTTCTATGATAACATTATGTATAACTTTACTTGCTGCAAATGTGGCACAGGCTGGAATATTTGAAATATCTGCATTGTTTGTTATATCTGTACTTGCATCTATATTATCAAAGAGAATACATAATAGATATTCTATTATTTTTATTGGTTTATTTATAGGAGCATATTTAAGTTTGATGTGTTTAGTAAGCATATTATTAAACGATAACATAAAAATAAATTATTTAACTTTTATATTTGCATTTGTAAGTGGATTTACTCAGTCCATACTTGTTATGATCTTTTTGCCTGTTATTGAATATGTACTTGAAACAGCAACTATATTCAGACTTCAGGAATTATCAGATTTGAATAATCCTCTTCTTAGAAAGCTTCAGATGAATGCTCCAGGTACTTATCACCATTCTATAAGTATGGCTAATTTAGTGGAAACTATAGCTGAAGAGATAGGTGAAGATGCAAGGCTTGCCTGCGTATCAGCATATTATCATGATATAGGTAAAATGGAGAATCCTCTCTATTACATAGAAAATACCAATAAAACAGAAAACAGACATAATAAATTAAAGCCTACTCTTTCCGCTTCGATAGTAAAAGCACATGTTCGTTTGGGGGTTGAAATAGCTAAAAAATACAGACTTCCTAAAGAGGTTATTGCAGCAATTAAAGAACATCATGGAACTAGCTTAATAAAGTATTTTTATGTTGAAGCTTTAAAAGAGAATCCGGATGTTGATATTAATTTATTTACATATCCAGGTCCTAGACCTCAGTCAAAAATTACTGCTATATTAATGATATTAGATTCTATAGAGGCAGCAAGCAGATCTTTAGATTCTCCTAGAAGAGAAGATTTGGAAATGCTTATAGAACATATTGTAGATGATAAAATGTCTAATGGTGAGTTAAATGACAGCGGACTTACTTTGAAAGATATAGAGATAATTAAAAAACTGTCATTCCAGCAAATAATAGCATCATTGCATGAAAGAATTAAATATCCTGAATTGAATAATGATAATAATAATGAAGAGGAAACAAATAAAAAAGAGGAAAAGAAAGAAGACTCAAAAGATAAGAAAGAAGAAAAAGATTCTAAAAAACAAATAGCTAAAGATGTAAAAGATATTAAAGAAGAGAAAAAATCTAAAAAAGTAGAAAAGATTAAAGAAAATATAAAAGAAAAAATAGCTAAGAAAATACCTTTGAAGCATAAGGGTGAAAAGGATGCAAAAGAATTAAAATACAGCAAAGATACTAAAGAAAATAAAGAAGTAAAAGAAAAAAAGAGAGTAAAGAATCTATAA